In one window of Armatimonadota bacterium DNA:
- a CDS encoding Gfo/Idh/MocA family oxidoreductase: MSKKPNASRAPSPEDADPPRASDPARPFRVAVVGTGHWAADVHIPGLISAGASVIAVCGRRDEPRRKVAERYDIPQQFADWQEMLDTSGADGVSVCTPNDLHTPISVAAARKGLHIACEKPLATNVPDARAAWDAARNVVTLVGFSHRFVPSAQLLKEMIEAGDLGEIYHVFAHMLQGWLVDANTPAGWRLNRAQAGGGTLGDLGSHLLDLVVWYAGDIARISGHLRTFVTERPAPDGGTAKVDVDDAASALAEFAAGATGVFTVSRYVCGTTSTFGTQGVTVAGSKGTVMYDPGRVNALLLAERGQAYRQVEVPERLRMPSEDLRAHLPSAMMSRFVGGAQAGTRVRPDFEDGLRCQILMDAWERSHRDGTWIEVPPMPEIGAR; this comes from the coding sequence ATGAGCAAGAAGCCGAACGCATCCCGCGCGCCCTCTCCTGAGGACGCGGATCCGCCGCGCGCCTCGGACCCCGCGCGCCCATTTCGCGTTGCTGTCGTCGGCACCGGCCACTGGGCCGCCGACGTTCACATACCCGGCCTCATTTCCGCAGGGGCCTCGGTCATCGCCGTTTGCGGCCGCCGCGACGAACCCCGCCGCAAGGTCGCCGAACGCTACGACATCCCCCAGCAGTTCGCCGACTGGCAGGAGATGCTCGACACCTCCGGGGCCGACGGCGTGTCCGTCTGCACGCCCAACGACCTCCACACGCCGATCTCCGTCGCCGCCGCGAGGAAAGGCCTCCACATCGCCTGCGAGAAGCCTCTCGCCACCAACGTCCCCGACGCCCGCGCGGCCTGGGACGCCGCCCGCAATGTCGTCACCCTGGTCGGCTTCAGCCACCGCTTCGTCCCCTCCGCGCAGTTGCTCAAGGAGATGATTGAGGCCGGCGACCTTGGCGAGATCTATCACGTCTTCGCGCACATGCTCCAGGGATGGCTGGTGGATGCCAACACCCCGGCGGGGTGGCGCCTCAATCGCGCCCAGGCCGGCGGCGGCACCCTCGGCGACCTCGGGTCGCACCTGCTCGATCTGGTGGTCTGGTACGCCGGCGACATCGCGCGCATTTCCGGCCACCTCAGGACGTTCGTCACCGAGCGCCCCGCTCCCGACGGCGGCACCGCGAAGGTGGACGTTGACGATGCCGCCAGCGCCCTCGCCGAGTTCGCTGCCGGCGCGACCGGCGTGTTCACGGTCAGCCGTTACGTGTGCGGCACGACCTCGACGTTCGGCACCCAGGGTGTCACCGTCGCGGGCAGCAAAGGCACCGTGATGTATGACCCCGGGCGCGTCAACGCGCTGCTTCTGGCCGAACGGGGCCAGGCCTATCGGCAAGTCGAGGTGCCGGAGCGCCTGCGGATGCCGTCGGAAGACCTGCGCGCCCACTTGCCCTCGGCGATGATGAGCCGTTTCGTCGGCGGCGCGCAGGCCGGCACTCGCGTACGCCCCGATTTCGAGGACGGCCTCCGCTGCCAGATCCTCATGGACGCGTGGGAACGGTCGCACCGAGACGGGACGTGGATCGAAGTCCCACCGATGCCGGAGATCGGAGCACGATGA
- a CDS encoding DNA mismatch repair protein MutS yields GTSTFDGLSIAWAVAEHIHNHAGLGAKTLFATHYHHLNDLEESLPRAKNYRIAVKEEGDRVIFLRKIVPGGTDRSYGIQVARLAGLPQEVVERAKQVLWSLEQSNSVGMLPRRTAPVKPPPAPTAQLTLFEALPNPLVDELKALDIESLSPLDALNKLAELQARARAQEKQDKKD; encoded by the coding sequence GCGGCACGAGCACCTTCGACGGCCTGTCCATCGCCTGGGCCGTCGCCGAGCACATCCATAATCACGCCGGTCTCGGCGCGAAGACCCTCTTCGCCACTCATTACCACCACTTGAACGATCTCGAGGAATCCCTTCCCCGCGCGAAAAACTACCGGATCGCCGTCAAGGAGGAGGGGGACCGCGTTATCTTCCTGCGCAAGATCGTTCCCGGCGGCACCGATCGCAGCTACGGAATCCAGGTCGCCCGCCTCGCCGGACTGCCGCAGGAAGTCGTCGAGCGCGCCAAGCAGGTGCTGTGGAGCCTCGAACAGTCCAATTCCGTCGGCATGCTCCCGCGCCGCACCGCGCCGGTCAAGCCGCCGCCTGCGCCCACCGCGCAGCTCACCCTGTTCGAGGCCCTGCCCAACCCGCTCGTGGATGAGCTGAAAGCCCTGGACATCGAATCGCTGAGCCCGCTCGACGCCCTGAACAAGCTCGCCGAGCTCCAGGCGCGCGCCCGCGCGCAGGAGAAGCAGGACAAGAAAGACTGA